One region of Channa argus isolate prfri chromosome 20, Channa argus male v1.0, whole genome shotgun sequence genomic DNA includes:
- the LOC137106059 gene encoding SH3 and cysteine-rich domain-containing protein 2-like codes for MTEISDKENEPQNRDLQRPQATVPSQPESKLQRLKRSLSFKSVMRSKSVDNFFQRSNGEARPTSALIPTLPPLPSPPPFSESPVAYEHSPSLSPSISPNPSLTSHSPSISPSLSITLKTQPKSQAQPAQPVRTHCFQEHIFRRPTSCEQCKHMIQGNSKQGLRCKACKLSAHLWCLSELSQQPCNGKTGAFKRNFSSPLLTVDPLDVVREAPAAQEADNGIVDPVYEALRYGTSLAQMSRSSFGSISESPCHEAEKPQDKLENQPIVEEENIPGMLTPPESEKADSEDRVSLKTPKRVEVHSIHTYVALYKFLPQEKNDLELQPGDRVQVTDDSNEDWWKGKSRDKVGFFPANFVQRVRPGERVWKVTAGFHGNRDQGQMTVKEAQICVGKNEEIDGFLRLSSGKKRGLVPVKYLLEI; via the exons ttgcagCGGCTGAAGCGCTCCCTATCCTTCAAATCAGTCATGCGCAGCAAGAGTGTGGACAACTTTTTCCAGCGCAGTAATGGTGAAGCCCGCCCTACATCAGCCCTTATACCTACACTACCACCCCTGccatctcctcctcccttctctgAGTCCCCCGTGGCTTATGAGCActctccctccctgtctccctctATCAGTCCCAACCCCTCATTGACATCGCACTCACCGTCTATCAGCCCCTCATTGTCTATCACCTTAAAAACCCAGCCAAAGTCTCAGGCCCAGCCAGCACAGCCGGTCAGGACCCACTGTTTCCAGGAGCACATCTTCCGCAGGCCTACCAGCTGTGAGCAATGCAAACACATGATCCAAG GGAACTCCAAGCAGGGGCTGCGTTGTAAAGCCTGTAAGCTGTCAGCCCACCTCTGGTGTTTGTCAGAGCTCTCACAGCAGCCCTGTAATGGAAAG ACAGGAGCTTTCAAGAGAAACTTTAGCTCTCCGCTGCTAACCGTTGATCCACTTGATGTGGTCAGAGAGGCCCCTGCTGCTCAGG AGGCAGATAATGGCATTGTTGACCCCGTGTATGAGGCACTTCGCTATGGGACATCACTAGCTCAGATGAGTCGCTCCAGCTTTGGCAGTATCTCAGAGTCACCCTGTCATGAG GCAGAAAAACCACAAGACAAACTAGAAAACCAACCAATAGTCGAAGAGGAAAACATCCCAGGCA TGCTCACCCCTCCTGAAAGTGAGAAGGCAGATTCAGAAGACAGAGTGAGTCTGAAG ACTCCCAAACGAGTGGAGGTCCACTCCATCCACACCTATGTGGCCCTCTACAAGTTCCTGCCTCAGGAGAAGAACGACTTGGAGCTACA GCCTGGTGACAGAGTCCAGGTCACAGATGACTCCAATGAGGACTGGTGGAAG GGGAAAAGCAGGGACAAAGTGGGATTTTTCCCGGCCAACTTTGTGCAGCGGGTCCGCCCCGGTGAGCGGGTGTGGAAGGTCACTGCAGGTTTCCACGGCAACCGAGACCAAGGTCAGATGACTGTGAAAGAAGCCCAG ATCTGTGTGGGGAAGAATGAGGAGATTGACGGTTTCCTCCGGCTCAGCAGTGGGAAGAAGAGAGGCTTAGTCCCTGTGAAGTATCTTCTAGAAATATGA